Proteins from one Natrinema salinisoli genomic window:
- a CDS encoding ATP-dependent helicase gives MHGIEGLELPVADDALPFDPAAATVEDGDVFELLEPAVQEWWLEEFGEFVPENDGFFTPPQRGAIPKIHDGTNTLVCAPTGSGKTMSSFLSIINYLYELERDLEDGLENSVYCLYVSPLKSLANDIHRNLEVPLEGIEEIVAERDGEESMGEIRHAIRHGDTSSSDRQKMLEETPHILNTTPETLAILLNSPKFREKLRTVEYVIVDEIHSLAAGKRGTHLAVSLERLEAMAEGDITRIGCSATIEPLSRVAEFLVGCETPRVSEESSSEGRDASLEPCERIGDPRADGEQSDPRDCEEPDSGPRDYEIVDARFAREFDMRLECPTDDLINTPREVVQERFYRMLHDHIQDHTNTLVFTNTRSGAERVLHNLRERFDAYDEANSGCHHGSLSKEVRQDIEGRLKEGDLDVVTTSTSLELGIDMPHVDLVVQVGSPKSVAALLQRIGRAGHRVGQTVTGRVIALDRDELLECAVMLKKATEGFVDSVSIPENAQDVAAQHVYGMPIAEIRPEADLKAILRRAYPYRNYGDDEYESLMRYLTAEYAGLEEKNVYAKVWRDENDPPDGQHHHEAFPVGEPLIGKRGRLARVIYMTNIGTIPDSFTCDVYTRASDDWVGQLDEEYLDTLEKGDVFVLGGDHFEYRYRRGSKVYVDRTSARPTVPSWYSERLPLSYDLGCEILAFQGDLLERYEAGGPPRVRAWLREFPLDDDSVRAIARLFDHQIQYAGTESVSTTDRLAIEVVRDRDEYERHYYVHSTYGRKVNDGLSRLLAYRCAQEATANVRVAVADNGFVLSMPLNRKVDIDGIIANLEGEQVRDDLRASLSGTDLLQRYFRINATRSLMILKRYKGYEKSASEQQVSSEMLLGFAEDLEDFAVIEETYREILEDKLNVAEIEAIVNAIDSGDLDVSRRLLDSPTPRAFGLATLSASDVVLAEDESAALQSFHERVLEEIGDESLDGLTTSSEPE, from the coding sequence ATGCACGGGATCGAGGGCCTCGAGTTGCCGGTCGCAGACGATGCCCTCCCCTTCGATCCGGCTGCCGCGACGGTCGAGGACGGCGACGTCTTCGAGTTGCTCGAGCCCGCGGTTCAGGAGTGGTGGCTCGAGGAGTTCGGCGAGTTCGTCCCCGAGAACGACGGCTTCTTTACGCCGCCACAGCGGGGTGCGATCCCGAAGATACACGACGGGACGAACACGCTGGTCTGTGCGCCGACCGGGAGCGGCAAGACGATGTCCTCGTTTCTCTCGATCATCAACTACCTGTACGAACTCGAACGAGACCTGGAGGACGGCCTCGAGAACTCCGTCTACTGCCTCTACGTCTCGCCGCTGAAATCCCTCGCGAACGACATTCACCGGAATCTCGAGGTACCCCTCGAGGGGATCGAGGAGATCGTCGCCGAGCGCGACGGCGAGGAGTCGATGGGAGAGATCCGCCACGCGATCCGCCACGGCGACACCTCCTCGAGCGACCGGCAGAAGATGCTCGAGGAGACGCCCCACATTCTCAACACCACGCCCGAGACCCTCGCGATCCTGCTCAACTCGCCCAAGTTCCGCGAGAAGCTCCGCACCGTCGAGTACGTCATCGTCGACGAGATCCACTCGCTGGCGGCGGGCAAGCGCGGGACGCACCTCGCGGTCAGCCTCGAACGGCTCGAGGCGATGGCCGAGGGCGACATCACGCGAATCGGTTGTTCCGCGACGATCGAGCCGCTGTCCCGCGTGGCGGAGTTCCTCGTCGGGTGCGAGACGCCACGCGTCTCGGAAGAATCGAGTAGCGAGGGACGAGACGCGTCCCTCGAACCATGCGAGCGGATCGGAGATCCGCGAGCAGACGGGGAGCAGAGCGACCCGCGAGATTGCGAGGAACCCGATAGCGGTCCCCGCGACTACGAGATCGTCGACGCGCGCTTCGCCCGGGAGTTCGATATGCGACTCGAGTGTCCGACGGACGACCTGATCAACACGCCGAGGGAGGTCGTTCAGGAGCGATTTTATCGGATGCTCCACGATCACATCCAGGACCACACGAACACGCTGGTGTTCACGAACACGCGGTCGGGCGCGGAGCGGGTCCTCCACAACCTCCGGGAGCGCTTCGACGCCTACGACGAGGCCAACTCGGGCTGTCACCACGGGAGCCTCTCGAAGGAGGTCAGACAGGACATCGAGGGCCGGCTGAAAGAGGGCGATCTCGACGTGGTCACCACCTCGACGAGCCTCGAGCTGGGGATCGACATGCCCCACGTCGACCTCGTCGTGCAGGTCGGCTCGCCGAAATCCGTCGCGGCCTTACTCCAGCGGATCGGGCGCGCGGGCCACCGCGTCGGTCAGACCGTCACGGGGCGGGTGATCGCGCTCGACAGGGACGAACTCCTCGAGTGTGCGGTCATGCTGAAGAAGGCCACCGAGGGGTTCGTCGACTCGGTGTCGATCCCCGAGAACGCTCAGGACGTGGCGGCCCAGCACGTCTACGGCATGCCGATCGCTGAGATTCGTCCGGAGGCCGACCTGAAGGCGATCCTCCGCCGGGCCTACCCCTACCGCAACTACGGCGACGACGAGTACGAGTCCCTCATGCGGTATCTCACCGCCGAGTACGCCGGACTCGAGGAGAAGAACGTCTACGCGAAGGTCTGGCGCGACGAGAACGACCCGCCCGACGGGCAACACCACCACGAGGCGTTCCCGGTCGGCGAGCCGCTGATCGGCAAGCGCGGTCGGCTCGCGCGGGTGATCTACATGACCAACATCGGGACGATCCCGGACTCCTTCACCTGCGACGTCTACACGCGCGCGAGCGACGACTGGGTCGGCCAGCTAGACGAGGAGTACCTCGACACCCTCGAGAAGGGTGACGTCTTCGTCCTCGGCGGCGACCACTTCGAGTACCGCTACCGGCGCGGCTCGAAGGTGTACGTCGACCGCACGAGCGCCCGTCCCACCGTCCCCTCGTGGTACTCCGAACGGCTCCCGCTGTCGTACGACCTCGGCTGCGAGATCCTCGCGTTTCAGGGTGACCTCCTCGAGCGCTACGAGGCCGGCGGCCCGCCGCGGGTCCGCGCTTGGCTCCGGGAGTTCCCGCTGGACGACGACAGCGTGCGGGCGATCGCCCGCCTGTTCGACCACCAGATCCAGTACGCCGGGACGGAGAGCGTGAGCACGACCGATCGGCTGGCGATCGAAGTCGTCCGCGATCGCGACGAGTACGAACGCCACTACTACGTCCACTCGACGTACGGCCGCAAGGTCAACGACGGGCTCTCGCGGCTGCTCGCCTACCGCTGTGCCCAGGAGGCGACGGCGAACGTCCGCGTAGCCGTCGCGGACAACGGGTTCGTCCTCTCGATGCCGCTGAACCGGAAAGTGGACATCGACGGGATCATCGCGAATCTCGAGGGCGAGCAGGTTCGCGACGACCTCCGCGCGTCGCTCTCGGGCACCGACCTGCTCCAGCGCTACTTCCGGATCAACGCGACCCGCTCGCTGATGATCCTCAAGCGCTACAAGGGCTACGAGAAGTCCGCGAGCGAACAGCAGGTCTCCAGCGAGATGCTGCTCGGCTTCGCCGAAGACCTCGAGGACTTCGCGGTGATCGAGGAGACGTACCGGGAGATCCTCGAGGACAAGCTGAACGTAGCCGAGATCGAGGCCATCGTGAATGCGATCGATTCGGGGGACCTCGACGTGTCACGGCGACTCCTCGATTCGCCGACGCCGCGGGCGTTCGGACTCGCGACGCTGTCGGCCAGCGACGTGGTGCTCGCCGAGGACGAGAGCGCCGCGCTCCAGTCGTTCCACGAGCGCGTCCTCGAGGAGATCGGCGACGAGTCGCTCGACGGGCTGACGACGAGTTCGGAACCCGAGTAG
- a CDS encoding alpha/beta fold hydrolase: MVDHETWSDGQASTTVSVDGHDLEVAYHEDGPDESDEPPVVFVHGIPTWSFLWRDIVPAVAADRRTIAPDMVGYGNSAMHDGFDRSIRAQEEMLAALLDDLDVEEIALVAHDIGGGVALRFAAHNPEMVDQLVLSNAVCYDSWPVEFVSNLGLPSTADLEREELEGRLDAAFVEGAYGEADPEFVDGMKAPWLTDEGHLSLVRNAVSTNTNHTTEIDYGAITAETLLLWGEDDVMQPYDYAEQLAEDIADAELAPLSDAYHWVPEDRSDAYADRLREFIAGAQA, encoded by the coding sequence ATGGTCGATCACGAAACCTGGAGCGACGGGCAGGCGTCGACGACCGTCTCGGTCGACGGACACGACCTCGAGGTCGCCTATCACGAGGACGGCCCCGACGAGAGCGACGAGCCGCCGGTCGTCTTCGTCCACGGCATCCCCACGTGGTCGTTCCTCTGGCGGGACATCGTTCCCGCAGTCGCTGCGGATCGACGCACTATCGCGCCCGATATGGTCGGCTACGGCAACTCCGCGATGCACGACGGCTTCGACCGATCGATCCGCGCTCAGGAAGAGATGCTCGCGGCCCTGCTCGACGACCTCGACGTCGAGGAAATCGCACTGGTCGCCCACGACATCGGCGGCGGCGTCGCGTTGCGTTTCGCGGCGCACAACCCCGAGATGGTTGACCAGCTCGTCCTCTCGAACGCCGTCTGTTACGATTCCTGGCCGGTCGAGTTCGTCTCGAACCTCGGCCTTCCGTCGACCGCCGACCTCGAGCGGGAGGAACTCGAAGGGCGCCTCGACGCGGCGTTCGTCGAGGGTGCCTACGGCGAGGCCGACCCCGAGTTCGTCGACGGAATGAAAGCCCCGTGGCTGACCGACGAGGGTCACCTGTCGCTCGTTCGCAACGCCGTCTCGACGAACACGAACCACACGACGGAAATCGATTACGGCGCGATCACTGCGGAGACGCTCCTGCTGTGGGGCGAAGACGACGTCATGCAGCCGTACGACTACGCCGAACAACTGGCCGAGGACATCGCGGATGCCGAACTCGCGCCGCTATCGGACGCCTACCACTGGGTTCCCGAGGACCGATCGGATGCGTACGCCGACCGTCTCCGCGAGTTCATCGCCGGAGCACAGGCGTAA
- a CDS encoding Lrp/AsnC family transcriptional regulator — MSDEPPNWEFKDRDIAILSELSNDPQLSSRELTQVLEREYGIDVSHVTVSESIRRMRDEGVFREAIIPNEEYYIFALFEFKFNPEHFADHWREAMEYIKADKHTLFFFLSDGEYQWKTVMMFRDRQEISQWIHDCYRDYGEVIANIRNSAVHNVLKFQTDPRIFEELADERNER; from the coding sequence ATGAGTGACGAACCACCGAACTGGGAGTTCAAGGATCGCGACATCGCGATCCTCAGCGAGCTCTCGAACGATCCCCAGCTGTCTTCCCGGGAGCTGACGCAGGTGCTCGAACGCGAGTACGGCATCGACGTCTCGCACGTCACCGTCAGCGAGTCGATTCGGCGGATGCGCGACGAAGGGGTCTTCCGCGAGGCGATCATCCCGAACGAGGAGTACTACATCTTCGCGCTGTTCGAGTTCAAATTCAATCCCGAACACTTCGCGGACCACTGGCGCGAGGCGATGGAGTACATCAAGGCCGACAAACACACCCTGTTTTTCTTCCTCTCGGACGGGGAGTACCAGTGGAAAACGGTGATGATGTTCCGCGACCGACAGGAGATCTCGCAGTGGATCCACGACTGCTATCGGGACTACGGGGAGGTCATCGCGAACATTCGAAACTCGGCGGTCCACAACGTCCTCAAGTTCCAGACGGATCCGCGAATCTTCGAGGAACTCGCCGACGAACGCAACGAGCGGTAA
- a CDS encoding MaoC/PaaZ C-terminal domain-containing protein — MSLRFEDLEVGHEVITHSRTITEADVRNFAGVSGDFNPLHLSEEHTADTDFGEPIAHGALLFAVTSGLLWQYRHERPDVVAFYGVDSLRFTRPVTMGTSVHAESTLVEKTAKDHPVGNGVVRYETRLLTDDDEVALSCEMLTLVE, encoded by the coding sequence GTGTCGCTCCGATTCGAGGACCTCGAGGTCGGTCACGAAGTGATCACCCACTCGCGGACGATCACCGAGGCGGACGTGCGCAACTTCGCGGGCGTCAGCGGCGACTTCAACCCGCTACACCTGAGCGAGGAACACACCGCGGACACCGATTTCGGCGAGCCGATCGCTCACGGGGCCTTGCTGTTCGCGGTCACCTCGGGGCTGCTCTGGCAGTACCGCCACGAGCGCCCCGACGTGGTCGCGTTCTACGGCGTCGACTCCCTCCGGTTTACGAGGCCCGTCACGATGGGGACCTCGGTCCACGCGGAGTCGACGCTGGTCGAGAAGACGGCGAAAGACCATCCCGTTGGAAACGGCGTCGTCCGCTACGAAACTCGACTCCTGACGGACGACGACGAGGTCGCGCTCTCGTGTGAGATGCTGACGTTAGTCGAATAG
- a CDS encoding PaaI family thioesterase: MSDGPVDASGWPEWESFVQRHGYLSWLDVEVDHLEDGRAVLVIERNEDFENPVGNDGHDPVHGGIVATLIDTSSAFALRTTFEKPSEAFLTTTDLNVSYLRPATGDLRAEAEVLRAGGSTGVTEVSVTGADGEAAVGRTTYRLFRDGMGGE, encoded by the coding sequence ATGAGCGACGGACCGGTCGACGCGTCGGGATGGCCGGAGTGGGAGTCCTTCGTCCAGCGCCACGGCTACCTCTCGTGGCTCGACGTCGAGGTCGACCACCTCGAGGACGGACGCGCGGTCCTGGTGATCGAGCGCAACGAGGACTTCGAGAACCCGGTCGGCAACGACGGCCACGATCCGGTCCACGGCGGCATCGTCGCGACGCTGATCGACACCTCGAGCGCGTTCGCGCTGCGGACGACGTTCGAAAAGCCCAGCGAGGCCTTCCTGACGACGACCGATCTCAACGTCTCGTATCTGCGACCGGCGACCGGGGACCTACGAGCCGAAGCAGAGGTACTCCGGGCGGGCGGTTCGACCGGCGTTACCGAGGTATCCGTCACGGGTGCCGACGGCGAGGCCGCTGTCGGTCGGACCACCTATCGATTGTTCCGCGATGGCATGGGGGGCGAGTAA
- a CDS encoding 3-hydroxyacyl-CoA dehydrogenase/enoyl-CoA hydratase family protein yields MSLETIDRVAVLGAGNMGHGITEVTAMAGYDVTMRDIKDEFVDDGYESIEWSLQKLEEKEMIDESADDILSRIDTTTDLEEAVADADLVIEAAPEDLDLKHEIFSDLEEYTSGDTLLATNTSSLPISDIAEAVDTPERVLGLHFFNPPVKMDLVEVIYGEDTSDGAAEAGYEWVESIGKTPIYVRKDVRGFVVNTIVGPFGGEPAFMVSNDEATIREADATMAHERGYPMGPFELGDLTGIDVGYHVRKEGDSPIPPITEEKVEAGDLGQKTGKGFYDYEDGDGADYEPEDAGDFDWLRVEARMINRAAFLVGEDVATPEEVDTGVQLGLGFPEGICRRADKIGLDTVLEKLETLYEETGSDRFEPHPYLEQLVAEGKTGEEAGAGFYDYGDDELGPYHDLNYELENGVLAVELDRPSRMNALSEDLLGEIDDLFSSVDTDDVRVATIEGSGDRAFSAGADISGFADTAPTDMMDVTPGFETVNDFPRPVVAKIDGFCLGGGLELALAADLRIATERSSFGAPEIGLGLIPGGGGTQRLTRILGETRAKELVFRGNHIDADRAEDWGLINRSVEREDFDDTVEEFLDDLRNGPPIGLKVAKKVMNQGQDASLDAALAMESQGFGLLSSTDDVLEGTAAFAEDREPEFEGK; encoded by the coding sequence ATGTCACTCGAAACCATTGACCGCGTTGCGGTTCTCGGCGCGGGAAACATGGGGCACGGTATCACCGAAGTAACGGCCATGGCCGGCTACGACGTCACGATGCGGGACATCAAAGACGAGTTCGTCGACGACGGCTACGAGTCGATCGAATGGAGTCTGCAGAAACTCGAGGAGAAGGAGATGATCGACGAATCGGCCGACGATATCCTCTCCCGGATCGACACGACGACGGATCTCGAGGAGGCCGTCGCCGACGCCGACCTCGTTATCGAGGCCGCACCCGAGGACCTCGACCTGAAACACGAGATCTTCAGCGACCTCGAGGAGTACACCAGCGGCGACACGCTGTTGGCGACGAACACCTCGAGCCTGCCGATCTCGGACATCGCGGAGGCCGTCGACACCCCCGAGCGCGTGCTCGGCCTGCACTTCTTCAACCCGCCGGTGAAGATGGACCTCGTCGAGGTCATCTACGGCGAGGACACGAGCGACGGGGCCGCCGAGGCCGGCTACGAGTGGGTCGAGTCGATCGGCAAGACGCCGATCTACGTCCGCAAGGACGTCCGCGGCTTCGTCGTCAACACCATCGTCGGCCCATTCGGTGGCGAACCCGCGTTCATGGTCTCGAACGACGAGGCGACGATCCGCGAGGCCGACGCGACGATGGCCCACGAGCGGGGCTACCCGATGGGCCCGTTCGAACTCGGCGACCTCACCGGCATCGACGTCGGCTACCACGTCCGCAAGGAGGGCGACAGCCCGATCCCGCCGATCACCGAAGAGAAAGTCGAGGCCGGCGACCTCGGCCAGAAGACCGGCAAGGGCTTCTACGACTACGAGGACGGCGACGGCGCCGACTACGAGCCCGAGGACGCGGGCGACTTCGACTGGCTCCGCGTCGAGGCCCGCATGATCAACCGCGCGGCCTTCCTCGTCGGCGAGGACGTCGCGACCCCCGAAGAGGTCGACACCGGCGTCCAGCTCGGGCTCGGCTTCCCGGAGGGAATCTGCCGACGCGCCGACAAGATCGGCCTCGATACGGTCCTCGAGAAGCTCGAGACCCTATACGAGGAGACCGGATCCGACCGATTCGAACCGCACCCGTACCTCGAGCAACTCGTCGCGGAGGGCAAGACCGGCGAGGAGGCCGGTGCCGGCTTCTACGACTACGGTGACGACGAGCTCGGCCCCTACCACGACCTGAACTACGAGCTCGAGAACGGCGTTCTCGCGGTCGAGCTCGATCGGCCGTCCCGGATGAACGCGCTCTCGGAGGACCTGCTGGGGGAGATCGACGACCTGTTCTCCTCGGTCGACACCGACGACGTTCGGGTTGCGACGATCGAGGGATCGGGCGACCGCGCGTTCAGCGCCGGTGCGGACATCTCCGGCTTCGCCGACACGGCCCCGACCGATATGATGGACGTTACGCCCGGGTTCGAGACGGTCAACGACTTCCCGCGGCCCGTCGTCGCGAAGATCGACGGCTTCTGTCTCGGCGGCGGGCTCGAGCTCGCGCTGGCCGCGGACCTGCGGATCGCGACCGAGCGCTCGTCGTTCGGCGCGCCCGAAATCGGCCTCGGCCTGATCCCCGGCGGCGGCGGCACCCAGCGACTCACCCGCATCCTCGGTGAGACTCGCGCGAAGGAACTGGTCTTCCGGGGCAACCACATCGACGCCGACCGCGCCGAGGACTGGGGCCTGATCAACCGTTCGGTCGAGCGAGAGGACTTCGACGACACCGTCGAGGAGTTCCTCGACGATCTCCGCAACGGCCCGCCGATCGGTCTCAAGGTCGCCAAGAAGGTCATGAACCAGGGGCAGGACGCCAGCCTCGACGCCGCACTCGCCATGGAGAGCCAGGGCTTCGGCCTCCTCTCGAGCACGGACGACGTGCTGGAAGGCACCGCCGCGTTCGCGGAGGACCGCGAGCCCGAGTTCGAGGGCAAGTGA
- a CDS encoding phosphotransferase family protein, which yields MSENYYERLVDEDALVAYLEDHLGGVDDYDIERHQEGHSNETLFVTWGDRELVIRRPPPGETADTAHDVLREYRVTNAVADTDVPVPKPILACEDHDVIGSDFYVMDQLEGDVLREGEPERFADPDHRRRIGEELVDNLAKIHDLDYEAIGLGEFGRPAGYTQRQVDRWGKQLSWAFEVTEDEREIPDLHEVGDWLRDNVPEEHPHTLVHGDYKLDNVMFGPGTPPELVGVFDWEMATLGDPRADLGWMLSYWRDSKDPDPEIPELVTRFMEQEGYPTRRELVDRWEDRTGYEFEHERFYRALAVYKLAGLGEMFFRRYLEGNSDDPMYPKMEDRVPALAARAKRIIDGDEPL from the coding sequence ATGAGCGAGAACTACTACGAGCGCCTCGTCGACGAGGACGCACTGGTCGCGTATCTGGAAGACCACCTCGGCGGCGTCGACGACTACGACATCGAACGCCACCAGGAGGGCCACTCGAACGAAACGCTGTTCGTCACCTGGGGCGACCGCGAACTCGTCATTCGACGGCCGCCGCCGGGCGAAACGGCCGACACGGCACACGACGTCCTCCGTGAGTACCGCGTGACGAACGCGGTGGCCGACACCGACGTCCCGGTGCCGAAACCGATCCTCGCCTGCGAGGACCACGACGTCATCGGCAGCGACTTCTACGTGATGGACCAGCTCGAGGGCGACGTCCTGCGAGAGGGCGAACCCGAGCGGTTCGCGGACCCCGACCACCGCCGTCGGATCGGCGAGGAACTCGTCGACAATCTGGCGAAGATCCACGATCTCGACTACGAGGCGATCGGGCTCGGCGAGTTCGGCCGCCCCGCGGGCTACACGCAACGGCAGGTCGACCGCTGGGGGAAACAGCTCTCGTGGGCGTTCGAGGTCACCGAGGACGAACGGGAGATTCCGGACCTCCACGAGGTCGGCGACTGGCTTCGAGACAACGTCCCCGAGGAGCATCCGCACACCCTCGTCCACGGGGACTACAAGCTCGACAACGTCATGTTCGGTCCCGGGACGCCGCCGGAACTCGTCGGCGTCTTCGACTGGGAGATGGCCACCCTCGGCGACCCGCGTGCGGACCTGGGCTGGATGCTCTCCTACTGGCGCGATTCGAAGGACCCCGATCCGGAGATCCCTGAACTGGTCACCCGCTTCATGGAACAAGAGGGGTATCCGACTCGCCGCGAACTGGTCGACCGCTGGGAGGACCGAACCGGCTACGAGTTCGAACACGAGCGGTTCTACCGCGCGCTCGCCGTCTACAAACTCGCCGGCCTCGGCGAAATGTTCTTCCGGCGCTACCTCGAGGGCAACAGCGACGACCCGATGTACCCGAAGATGGAAGACCGCGTGCCGGCGCTGGCCGCGCGAGCGAAGCGCATCATCGACGGCGACGAACCGCTGTAG
- a CDS encoding HAD family hydrolase: MSGDGATGDSPDEWEAVFWDIGGVILALDSVQGAHAEFVADLIERHDVEMTVEEAIDTWRTTVGDYFRERDGTEFRSARDGYHLGVEAIVGEEIPREEWQPRFDEIVRDSVEPISGAPQTIERLADRNLHVGVISDVDDAEGREMLEGFGVREHFDSITTSEEVGRTKPDPAMFETALEKAGVAPERSLMIGDRYDHDVRGAADMGMHGVAFGADDGPAVAYRIESPEEVLEIVDGTRDE, translated from the coding sequence ATGAGCGGCGACGGGGCGACCGGCGACAGTCCCGACGAGTGGGAGGCCGTCTTCTGGGACATCGGCGGCGTCATCCTCGCGCTCGACTCGGTGCAGGGAGCACACGCCGAGTTCGTCGCGGACCTCATCGAGCGCCACGACGTCGAGATGACGGTCGAGGAGGCCATCGACACGTGGCGGACGACCGTCGGGGACTACTTCCGCGAGCGCGACGGTACCGAGTTCCGGTCCGCGCGCGACGGCTACCACCTGGGCGTCGAAGCGATCGTCGGCGAGGAGATCCCGCGCGAGGAGTGGCAACCCCGATTCGACGAGATCGTCCGCGACTCGGTCGAGCCGATCTCGGGCGCTCCCCAGACGATCGAACGCCTCGCCGACAGGAACCTCCACGTCGGCGTCATCAGCGACGTCGACGACGCGGAGGGCCGGGAGATGCTCGAGGGGTTCGGCGTCCGCGAGCACTTCGACTCGATCACCACCTCCGAGGAAGTCGGGCGCACCAAGCCCGATCCGGCGATGTTCGAAACGGCGCTCGAGAAGGCCGGCGTCGCGCCCGAGCGGTCCCTGATGATCGGCGACCGCTATGATCACGACGTCAGGGGGGCCGCCGATATGGGGATGCACGGCGTCGCGTTCGGTGCCGACGACGGCCCCGCAGTGGCCTATCGGATCGAATCGCCAGAAGAGGTACTCGAGATCGTCGACGGGACGCGAGACGAGTAG
- a CDS encoding alpha-hydroxy-acid oxidizing protein encodes MTPDTPDYGPDRQAEVYLSGMLEDEPPEFPVSYEDLEERAREELSDEAFAYVAGGAGSESTVESNDRAFDRWQIVPRIMRDVSDRDLSVELFDREYPSPVLLAPVGVQSILHEEAELAVARAARDLDVPMICSSVSSYSIEEVSDELGDSPGWFQLYWSSDRSVAASFLERAEDAGYEAVVVTLDTPKMGWRERDIELGYLPFLEAQGVKNYFEDPAFRERLDGADPWENQEDAIASWQACFGDASLTWDDLEWLRDQTDLPVVIKGVLHPDDAREAVERGVDGMVVSNHGGRQVDGAIPALDALPEVVDAVDDATDADHDVPVLFDSGIRRGSDVVRAVALGADAVLLGRPYAYGLGIGGEDGVSAVLENLLADLDLTVGLSGCASIDDVDRSTIRRADR; translated from the coding sequence ATGACACCGGACACCCCCGACTACGGACCGGATCGACAGGCCGAGGTCTATCTCAGCGGGATGCTCGAGGACGAACCTCCCGAGTTTCCCGTCTCCTACGAGGACCTCGAAGAACGCGCCCGCGAGGAACTGAGCGACGAGGCGTTCGCGTACGTCGCGGGCGGTGCGGGCTCGGAATCGACGGTCGAGTCGAACGACCGCGCGTTCGATCGGTGGCAGATCGTTCCCCGGATCATGCGGGACGTCTCCGACCGCGATCTCTCGGTCGAACTCTTCGACCGGGAGTACCCGTCCCCCGTCCTGCTCGCGCCCGTCGGCGTCCAGTCGATCCTCCACGAGGAGGCCGAACTGGCCGTCGCCCGCGCGGCGCGCGACCTCGACGTCCCCATGATCTGTAGCTCCGTTTCCTCGTACTCGATCGAGGAGGTCAGCGACGAACTCGGCGACAGCCCCGGCTGGTTCCAGCTCTACTGGAGTTCCGATCGGTCGGTCGCAGCGAGCTTCCTCGAGCGCGCCGAGGATGCGGGCTACGAGGCCGTCGTCGTCACGCTCGACACGCCCAAAATGGGGTGGCGCGAGCGCGACATCGAACTCGGCTACCTGCCCTTCCTCGAGGCTCAGGGCGTGAAGAACTACTTCGAGGATCCGGCCTTCCGCGAGCGGCTCGACGGAGCCGACCCGTGGGAGAATCAGGAGGATGCGATTGCGTCCTGGCAGGCGTGTTTCGGCGACGCCTCGCTGACCTGGGACGACCTCGAGTGGCTCCGGGACCAGACCGACCTCCCGGTCGTCATCAAAGGCGTGCTCCATCCAGACGACGCCCGCGAGGCGGTCGAGCGCGGCGTCGACGGCATGGTCGTCTCGAACCACGGCGGCCGACAGGTCGACGGTGCCATTCCAGCGCTGGACGCGCTGCCCGAGGTCGTCGACGCGGTCGACGACGCGACCGACGCCGACCACGACGTTCCCGTCCTCTTCGACAGCGGCATCCGGCGAGGGAGCGACGTCGTCCGGGCGGTCGCGCTCGGTGCTGACGCCGTTCTGCTGGGTCGCCCCTACGCGTACGGCCTCGGCATCGGCGGCGAAGACGGCGTCAGCGCCGTTCTCGAGAACCTGCTCGCCGATCTCGATCTGACGGTCGGGCTCTCGGGGTGTGCGAGCATCGACGACGTCGACCGATCGACGATCCGGAGGGCCGACCGATGA